The following coding sequences lie in one Alosa sapidissima isolate fAloSap1 chromosome 15, fAloSap1.pri, whole genome shotgun sequence genomic window:
- the LOC121684658 gene encoding uncharacterized protein LOC121684658 — protein MAFYRRTFNPTGSWIGTEHQLLSQRNILWLSTAEENRNMAPLWTTPNTNQYQHVRSTRFSASKYWRESGDWRAAQKGYSGMVKLPTTTPREKMETLTFVGNFNHPQLTSVRSSQVAPIKPAAVAPVRKETFVENFSHASNVTQDQFIALLNSRQSTISGSAVIRGVSSTQKTPLNPTWSHSSDSGNMNYAHPSTSVDAHMPTQEQRLQWATALHPQETSDLTHVGIRSSHTRSSAESVKSLNNVMNLMAKSDDTTASLKEAGHLRFVGNFTLPAEVLHGQQSAQVPCSVSQEGLYSPRVSQTPSTSVAPASLLTGARGQIPSVPKTSTDYYNRVNYVKMMAYHRDMASYYRELKLKAEPIPAMEGSLCTTELQGKTGSLHDWNEPPQKTWWDDATEGIVLPDDAVEKLDAIPGIWDLAIQMGFLTVCEADD, from the exons ATGGCTTTCTACCGAAGAACATTCAACCCAACAGGATCCTGGATTGGTACTGAACATCAGCTTCTGTCTCAGAGAAACATTCTCTGGCTCAGCACTGCTGAGGAAAACAGAAACATGGCGCCACTCTGGACAACTCCAAATACCAACCAATACCAACATGTCCGGTCTACACGGTTTTCTGCAA GTAAGTATTGGAGAGAGTCTGGAGACTGGCGTGCTGCCCAGAAGGGATATAGTGGTATGGTCAAGCTGCCCACCACAACACCTCGAGAGAAAATGGAAACCCTCACTTTTGTGGGCAACTTTAACCATCCTCAGCTCACCAGTGTCAGGAGTAGCCAGGTGGCTCCCATCAAGCCTGCAGCAGTGGCTCCAGTGAGGAAggagacatttgtagagaactTCTCTCATGCTTCAAACGTCACCCAGGACCAGTTCATTGCCCTGCTGAATTCAAGACAGTCCACCATCTCTGGAAGTGCAGTCATCCGTGGTGTTTCATCCACCCAGAAGACACCACTCAATCCCACTTGGTCCCATAGTAGTGACAGTGGGAACATGAACTATGCCCACCCATCTACAA GTGTTGATGCGCACATGCCAACACAAGAGCAGAGGCTGCAGTGGGCCACTGCTCTTCATCCGCAGGAGACTAGTGATTTGACCCATGTGGGCATAAGAAGCTCACACACTAGATCATCTGCTGAGAGTGTGAAGTCTCTCAACAATGTGATGAACCTCATGGCCAAATCTGATGACACAACTGCATCGCTGAAGGAGGCTGGACACCTTAGATTTGTGGGGAACTTCACTCTCCCTGCAGAGGTCCTTCATGGTCAACAGTCAGCCCAGGTGCCTTGCAGTGTGTCCCAGGAAGGATTATATTCTCCGAGGGTCAGCCAAACTCCGTCCACCTCTGTAGCTCCAGCTAGCCTCCTCACTGGGGCCCGTGGTCAAATCCCTTCCGTCCCCAAGACATCAACTGACTATTACAATAGAGTGAACTATGTGAAAATGATGGCGTACCACCGTGACATGGCCTCCTACTACAGGGAGCTCAAGCTCAAGGCTGAGCCCATCCCAGCAATGGAGGGGTCATTGTGCACTACAGAGCTCCAGGGAAAGACAGGAAGCCTCCATGACTGGAATGAGCCTCCACAGAAGACGTGGTGGGATGACGCCACAGAGGGCATTGTTCTTCCAGATGATGCCGTTGAAAAACTTGATGCCATTCCAGGCATCTGGGATTTAGCCATACAGATGGGCTTCCTGACTGTCTGCGAGGCAGATGACTGA